From the Melanotaenia boesemani isolate fMelBoe1 chromosome 9, fMelBoe1.pri, whole genome shotgun sequence genome, the window AAtaatttctcttgtttttgtctAAGTGTGAACTTTCAAGGTTAATAGGGAAATGTCTGTAACAACAGTCTTTCAGGACGTGGCAACATTACAGCTTTGAACAGAAAAACAGTCCAAGATGCCCTCTAGTGGCCAAACTGGAAACATgcggaaaaaaaatcaagattttgacaagattggaaaaaagaaaaataaataacacttgtACTGTGCTATATGTTATATGCTGCTTTTCCCATGcaatattgatttttatttgtgttttttttatttcaaggaCTTTCCTAATAAAGTGATTCTATTGAACCTTTTTGTCAATGGACTGAGACCATTCCACTCCTTTATTTAGATCTATTTGgaatttcttatttctttttccactCAGGGGCAGTGACcactaaataaaagcaatcaCCATTCCTACAAAGGTTatgcttcacatttttgctaatattccattatatcttttcatgggacaacattttagaaattaaacttttacatACAGAATaacaaagtttagtttttatagtttggcaTCCTGcatatcaaagtttcatttctatagtgttgtcccatgactgggaaattctttctctgcatttaacccatcctagttgctaggaacagtgggctgccagattccagcgTCCAAGGAGCCATTGGGGGTTGAGGGCCTTGCTCTGGGACCCACCGTGGTTTATCTTAGTTGCCAGCCCGGGGACTTGAACGCatgttctccagacccaagcccacctctaaAACCACAAGGCTACCTCTGCCCTCCAGCCCCAAAGCCCCAAAACTAAAACTATATTGTAAATAATACCCAAGTGAGAAGTCACACACATGTGAATGTCAATCAATAAAACTTTACAATAGATATTACTATtttattgttcagttttttatggttttatatttgtttttgttgtttttttgtctatAAATCAGGGATGTGCAACGTTGGTCTTTAAGGGCTGCAGGTTCTGGACGTTTCCTGCTGCACCAAACttaaatcagattaatgggtcaacataCAGAActtgaaatttaatttaattcgaatcaggtgtgtcagagctggaaaaaactaaaaccagcaggactgcggccctcaaggaccagagttgctGATCCATGCCTTAAATTCACCATGACTCAAGAACTTACAAACCTGCAGGTACATATGTGACCCTAACGAGCGAGGAACTAAAAATGACAAGCCAAGAACCAGAAGGAAGCTTTTTCTGGTGTGATTGTTTCTACGGTTTGGGTCAGAGGGCAAAGATGACACATTCTATCATAAACCAGGAAGATGTAGCTGACTCTGCTGACATCTGGTGAAAAGGAGAGACAGCATGTCAATACAAGGACAAGGTCCTTATGATAGACCAAAGCTGCAGAGCATAGGAAAGGTTTGATTCAATCAATCATTGTTCAAATCCATGAGAAACTTTTTGGTCAATTTTAAAATCCTTACAAAAAACCAGACTTCTTAGATTTCAGTTCTATGGAAACAATCCTCTCAGCTACATGCTGAATGCagtaaacttgtttttaatcattcgTGTTTCATTCAATGCTAAGTTGTTAAACaccttcctttaaaaaaatcttagttaaaaactttatttacttggttttatcatttttaacttttttttatagtaaccattaaaataaagacaaatgaacaatgttatttttattgattcGCACATTATCATAAACAAAACCAATTTAATAAACAGAACTTAAGTGTAAAGAGAGATGTGATAGAAAAATCAAAAATctttgataaaagaaaaaaaaaacattcaaaataatCCCATTTTACTCCTCTATGTTAGTGCAAAGCTCCAAGCAGGTGAGCCAACACAAGACTTTTCATTcacagattttcttttgatttgaTGTAAACTGAACAGATCTGATTTTAAGTCAagtaaacagcagaaaataatgTACCATTTTTGTTTTCGATAGcattttcccttttgtttttggCACAGTGGGCAGCACAGACACGATATCTACGATCACAACATGCTCTCTGCATCGCTCAGTGGAGTATATAAGAAGGCAGCATTGTCCTCCTCGTATATGATGGCCACAGTTTCACCAGTATCTGGAACTGTTGCACTGTTTTGAATGTATGCCTGAAACGAGGGAAGACATCGAAAAGTGAGTGGAAGGatgtatttactgtaaataaaaaagaaaaatggctttATTACAGAATGCAATAACAAATTGAAATGTTAGAAGGTAAGTGAAGTAAATACCCTCTCCAGGAGCTGCAGCCGCTCCTCGTTCAGCAGGTTACTTTGTCGCAGTTGGCAGACCGTGTTTTCCAACCCGATCAGCTTCTCCAGGTGTCGGCGATGTCGCTGCTGCAGCACTTTCACCTTTTTCTGCAGCTCAGCCACGATCGCCTCCAGCTGCTCCTTACTCAGACTGTTCTTGTGGTAGCTGCAAATGGGAGAAAATGAAGACTGCAAAACTTCTCCATGGGAATTGAATTCAGGAAAGAAAATAACCTAAATGATCCGATGCTGATATAGAGCAATTTTCCGTCTGCTGTATTACTGAATAGAataaaaggacagaaaaatctCTTTAAAGCCAGGAGTTGGTGCTCACCAGTGTTCCTCCAGCTGGTGTTCCCGCTGCTCTGAGTCATCCACCTCTGACAGGCTCTCATCCCCCTCGCCTCCATCTCTGTCCAGTCTCTCCAGAGTGAGGACCAGAGATGGTGGAGACGGTGGCATGTGTTTGGACACGATGGGCAAAGTAGATGAGATGGGTTTGGAGCTCAGGGCGGACGACAGAACTGTATCTGGGGAGAAGGTTAACTGGGTGGAGGTTTCACTGGGGAAAACATTTGGTATTGTCTCAAAGTAGGCAATGACTTGAGTTTCATGACCTTCATGTTCATCTGAGAGCTCTTCAGTGGTGTAAGTGACATCCTGAACTCCGTTAGAGCCCACAGCATCATCTGTACAGCCAAGTATGGACTCATTCATGACCAGCCTGCTGCCCTGCCTCAAAATGGCAGCAGTGATTTCATTCACAAGCTCCTGTTGTCCCTCCTCAGAAGGGCAGTCAGACATCACCACCACCTCTGTGTTCTCCCCATTGTCACTCAGACCATCTACTGTCTGGTACAAAGTTAAAGGGAAGCTTACACCCGTCTCGACTCCGTCCACTGATGCCAGAGAGTCTGTCTGGAGAGAACAGTCAGATTTTCCAACGTCACTCGAATCCACAAAACTGCTTTCTCCTGGTCGTGAGGGATCAACAGCAATCTGAAACAGGTGCACCATGTGCAACCCACTTTGAGTCTCTACAGCATCAAAAGTCGTCGTCCTGTCATCTGACTCTGTTACGATGTGATTCTTGTTAGTTCTTAGCCGCTTTGGCTTCCTCTCATTGTGATCCGTGGCTTTCCGTTTCTAGAAAAATCAAATGTATGTTTATCAGAGGCAACATGACAGGGTTTACCGTttcatttaaagctgttttgtgCCACAGATGCAATCATTTCCAATTAACTTCACATTTTATCAGAGGTGGCAGAAGCAGGGCTGGTCTCTGCTCATTTTATTCTTGTTAAAGCATCTAGTAATACCTCTTGTTTAATATTCTTTACAAAGCCCTAAATGTTCTCGTAGGATGGTGGAAGGTTTGATTTGTTTCTTACCTCAGTCTCCTGGAAGACTGTTGGCACAGCATCACTATCAAGGTAACGGATCCCCCAACGCACCTTGAAACATGAAGGTGCAAAATGTTCGTGGCAAATATACTGGTGTCTGGAAGGAATCCAGTTCTCACGGCCCATGTTCCTCAACCACTGCTGCAGGCGGATCGGGTCCTGAAGTGGGAacctagaaaacaaaaaatactacAGCTGTGATATATTAGTTATAGTTTGGGTATTTCTAGTGAAATATGATTGTTTGTTTAAAGTGATTTGAGAACTAGTACAACTGCAGCTTAAAACACAGTTAAGTTTAAAATGATGGATTTACATGACAGCCTACATACAGTATTTTTCTGGGATGGTTCAGTCTTGACACCCcttatttattcacattttgctTCCAAGTAGCTAGACTTCAGTAATATTTTACAGACATCTTGAGCAATCgttctccaggctttctgaaaGTCTAGTAAAGTTTCACTTTggacattggctgcttgtttactTATTTTCAGGCGAGTCTTTGTGCCTGATTATGTTCAGAGGATTGTTTATTTTTCGCTAAGACACTTAATCATGGGCTATTAATCATTCAACCATAAAAAAGGCACCAAACTTAAGCAGTAAACTCAAGATACTTTGTGACTATCAGCCTGTAGCAAAGACATACTACTTCTTTAGTTGTATCTATAAAGAACAGCGCAGATAagacagtttgacagacagaaaataagattttttgcAGCAACAAGCTGATACCCAAAGAGCTggaaacttggcatatctcagcgTGGTatgcagtgtgtccttaaacATAAGAGGAAACAAAATAAGTGTCAACTatcagatgaacaggatctgaaagtgatgtcctgaagaagTAGAacaatccagcaaagacctgacacagggCCTGAGGGATGTATCTGGACCTTAAGTTGATCaatctactgttggctgaagcttcatcagaaatggtctccatggaagaaTAGGTTttaagaagccattcttaaggaaagGAAACAGTGAGAAAAAGCTGAAGGATACTCAATGACAcaggaactggactgaagattagtaacaacaggtctgatggagggatggatcctccccagaacctggacctcaacattattgaagcagtgcgGGATCATTTGGactgagaacagaacaaaaggcagaaacatccaaagaagagctttggataCTCATGTAGGAAGCCTGGAGGATGTAAGCCTGGAGGCCCATGTACTGtactacacaaataaacttgccttgccttactgtAAGTGTATATGTAAACATTAACAAACTAGGACAGTTCATAAGAAATTCAGAGCATCAGATATGATCAAGTAACTATTTGAGACGATGAActtaggcctgtcacgataacaaatttagctgtacgataaattttctcagaaattatcgcgataaacgataatattgcgcaaagcgctaatgtgtcattttgagaccattctcaactaatataataataataatgcaagtacacattttcaaagatcaataaactaaataaataaaagcgcctttttcacataagccgggacgccggcccaaaagtaatgcagcccactgggaatcctcccaaacctctcgattagccggcattgctcttaatgtgtattttgtcaaatacgctagtgTTAACCATTCCCGCTTCTTATCCGCCGATAGTAGTCGGAGGACACGGGGGAGATCCGTCCTCTCCAGGGCCGAAGTGGAGTTGGCTTCGGGGTTAACTCCCAATTACTCTCTTCTCTCGCCGCTCACGGCGTggagcaccataaaaaaaaggaaacagcggttgtgctgagaaacggctttattataacgcaccgttattgtttttcctgactgttctgcctaaccgctccgtctcttctcttcacaccttttcttcttctgctactcTCGTTCCTCAtaagctcttcttctcctccctctgcgctcacgctcactctcacgcgcactgagctgctggatcgcacacacaaagttagacacatcgcacaacactagtatataggctgactctatttgcgtaatgtgcctgcggattacaggggttattacgttagaccaggaagtgggggctttgtactgacgtcgtaagctagatgtgtgtgttctgcttacatgtggggagcagcgaaatgataaaagaggaggtgcttgcatctattatttctccattcgacttatttacatatttcagcatgagaatcggaggtttagcgcgagagcgtgagaagccacttaaatgcgcaagtctcacggccattgcgtgttggcagccctgcaaaacaaatgcggcttaccggctcgtgctgcaacatgctgcagtcaagtatgacaccagagagatcactccgcaagaaaccagagcgtttagtcgaaatactccatagtgaaacctattgtcatacacagtttatggtaaaggggggactaataaaaattatcgcggccggcaaacttatcgtgctcttattttcttatcgttcaattaattgacttattgcttatcgcgacaggcctagaTGAACTAATCACATTTTAGCTTGTGCTAACTTTGTACTTTCTGTACAGTAATGTAAGCAactctactttctttttaaaggtgcAACATGTTATTACACGTCAACTGAAACACGTTTTCTGCGAACCAATATCACATGATTCTGGGAAATCTATTAAGACACATAGTACTGTTCCGTTGAATTTTTAATTccctaaaaatatataatattaataataacaataacagcaacaacaataataacaacaacaacaacaacaataataataataacaataataatctgTGGATCAACCCCAAGAATAAGATGACATCATTATTGCAGTGGTCCCATATACCATGACTCAGACACACAAAAGTACACGTTTCCAAATATTAGTGCGTAAATTTGTCTTGGAAGGCTCAATCGCTTGTTAGCCGAGTCAGCCACACTGGTTCCAAGCCCcccacatttttattcaaaagtGTCAAAGGTCAAAATAGGACTTCCAAACAAGATAAGTCATATACAATATAGACGTGTCATAACAACTGAGAGAATGTAATTACTCACGCAGTCAAGGTGACTccgaagagagaaaaaacaagttttccGTTAAAAGACGCctcataataataattgtatATTACAATAACTCGGATTTAACCGAGCACACTTCTTAAAAAGTAGCTTACTTGTAAAAGCTTTTCCTGCCGTTGCCATTTCCAGAGTCATTCTTGCAGTTCGAGACCGAGCAGTATTTTGGCATCTCTGGCTGTGGATGTCGCAGCTGCGATGTTCCGACTTCTTCTGTCCGACTACGTTCATAACAAGGTGAAACCAAAGTCCTCCCCCACCCCCCGCtgatgtgtctgctcaaacgcGTGCTAAGTGTTGTCAAAAACGTGGCGCACAATTGACGGACGAAGATCAGCTGTTGAAGCGTGTGACGTTATAATTGTGCGACTGTCAAGTTTTCAGGAAAAGGTTCTGATTGGGTGTTTTGCTGTCAGTCAAATGGTGACGTAGGCAGTTGATGGAGCTAAACGACTCCAACTTgctccatgtttttgtttgtatggtTACGTTATAGtatttattagggtccgagccatacaaagtatggcaaggccctattgtttctgctatgtttattattattctccttctcctcctcctcctaagcatttcgacgccaaatttgaccccctaaacacccatgaaaagttgtgaaacttggcacacacgtcaagcccggcgaaaatcggatattctaaggtccgcatactattcagtgcaaaattggctcaacagcgccacctacagtcaccaaaaatcaccacatgaatggggaacaggaagtctacttcaacgtaggaagacgaaactcggcacacacgtgtaccaccccgtgttgaccaaaaaactcaatgtaacacatgttgccatggcaacggggtgcccgccatcttggcgtgtgcggccattttttttgccattttttccactttacacacatcgtatttgaacgaactagtctgaggggattcgtgcgattgactccaaacttgatgggaagcttcctgacaagttggggaccaaacgctcctcaaatctttctaatagcagaaagcatgttaccgtggcaacagacggaaaaacgccttctcgccatgaaacacggtttgcttatatctccatagaaatagatgggatctccaccaaacttcacagtattcatacgtgtgacaccccaagtacagcaaagaagtcaatcaaacacctgttaccatggcaacgggtcgcccgccatcttggatttcactgccatttgaacgaactagtctgaggggaatggtccaaccgactccaaactcggtggggaccttcctgacaagttggggaccaaacgctcctcaaatctttctaatagcagaaagcgtgttaccgtggcaaccgatggaaaaagacctcgccattaaacacggtttgctcatatctccatggaaatacatgggatctgcaccaaagttcacagtagtcatacctgtcacaccccaagtccagcacagaagtcaatcgaacacctgttgccatggcaacggggtggccgccatcttggatttcactgccattttaacaaactagtctgaggggattcgtgcgactgagtccaaacttggtgggaagcttcctgacaagttggggaccaaacgctcctcaaatctttctaatagaagaaagcgtgttaccgtggcaaccgacggaaaacgccttctcgccatgaaacacggtttgcctatatctccacaggactaaatgggaactgcaccaaacttgacagtattcacacacgttgggtccttaacgcattacaccacctgttgtcatggcgacatcgggtggcggggtccaggcagctcggacctgatggatgccgcttgcggctttaattcttaattattttcgtttgtgttattttgtatACTTATTTAATGTACTTAAAAAAGTGAcgttatattttgtttttaccttattCTTACTTTTGCCTTTACCCAAcgtcactttttatttaaactttattttatttgttttaatatctgTTACTGTTGTATGCACTGCTGAATCCCAAATTTCCTTCAGGATCAATAACTGTCTATCCATCTATgaatacaataaataattaGTTTTCTAAACAAACGCATCTATCATGCAAAAACAGAGGAAAGGTTGTTAGTTTAAAGAAATATTCCTTCCAAAAGATTACCACTTCCGATAATCAGTTCTTTATAAAGGGGATTCTACCAAGAGGTTTATTATGCTAATtagtacatttttttaaaacaatccaTTCATCATGAAGGCAATCCGAGAAGTAAAAATGGTAGGGTTTCAGAAAAagtactatttttattttaaaaattaacatgCATAAAAACAAGTGTTCTTAcaggataaataaaaaccaccTAATTAAAGATTATCTAAAATACTGGTAAAATTCAGAACTAAATTGCCAATTCTCTAAATTTCAACTAAATTAGAAGAACAAATTAGTAGATCTTTTGTTATAAATTTATCTTTGCTATGTAAGTTTAAGGTAAATGTTTAACATGAACATTAATTTttagactggaaaaaaaaactttctaccAAATTTGTTCAACtataaagctaataaaaaacatgtttcctgCTGAAAATGCAGTGTGGCTGCATAAAGTTGAATGTGAAGCTTTGTGTtccgtttatttatttatatatatatatatatatatatatatatatatatatatatatatatatatatatatatatatataagctgaATACCAAATATAGTCGTTAATTCAATTAAATacgtttaaaaataaaaggtttgaAAAATGCATCATGGAAAGGACAGCTTTAAAATAATTCCTCTAAACAGTAAAACTAGAAGGAAGTGCTTTGTGCTCATGACAGCCTGTGTTGGTGAATCGGAGGCCTCAAACCAGAAACTGAGACCTAATTGTGAAACAAAGTAAATTGTAAATCTCAGTAAATTGTAACATCATTTGTTTCATAATAAATGAAGATACAAGCTTGTTTCTAAAATCACTGgactagttttatttttttattcaataattTTCTCCAAACATTACACAGAATCTTTAAAtgatacagtatatatatacatacacctcagtgtatttatctaaAAAGTTGAGGGCCATTTGGACAATGCAGCTGTGCGTTTCAAGACAGGATTGTTTTCTGGACAGTTGTGTGATGAAGAAATTCACATATGGGGTTAACAAGTCACTGATAATTGAACATGTATTGAAGCCTAGAGTGCCATCAGTGTTGCTGTACACCAAAGCTAATTTGAGGAATGGACTGTGCGGGAGCTGCCAAGTGAGTGGCACAATGACTATCAAGGATGAGAATATGGAGCGCAACAGTACCTTCCCCAACAGGAAGCAGTGCAGCAGTGCAAAATAAAGGTTACCAGTTAAATACATCACTAATGGCAAACAGCACCTTTATGAGTGTACCCAGagaacccttttttttttttttttttttttttttttaattacatcatAATCAGATTTTGAATTCCTGCTGAATGAAAAGTGAGCTGATATACTGATGCTCGgtttgagaaacactgaaacatgtTGCTCTTGAACCAGTTTACAAACTGCTTAACTATGTATGCAGGCCAACATTACAATGCTAGGTTTCAGTCACAAGAAGCTCTTGCTAAAACTGAACAATCATTTTCATTACAGATCTTTGGTACATACCAGCTATTTGAAGACATCTGCTGAGGATATCAAATACTTTAAAAGGACAAGTAGCTCAAAGGAGGCTCATCTGTAATTCTCAGGGTTGGTTTCTTTACCCAGTAATGCAACACGCAAACAGGCAAATGGACGACGGAAGCATgaatttttccagttttaaccAATAATGTGAAAGAATATTACCAGTTCTGGACTGGACTGGTTTAAGTGATGTCTCCCTATCAGAACTACACCACAAATTTTCTGCTTACAACTAGCTCCAGTTTGTTGGGGAATGGGATCTCTTAGGCTAAGCATGAAAAACAGCATGTCCGAGCACTGGAGGGAATGAGGTGGCGGGGATGGTTCGGGTCCGACGGGAGGTCATCAGTGTCACAGACAGATTTCAAATATCGTGCGGCCTCTACATCATCCCCAACTGCATTAGCGTGTTAGCATACGCCATGGGCTTGACATTCGGATGAGGCTGTAAAAGGTGAGTTGAGAAGACAATTAGATACAGTTTCAACAagctttttaaaacagctggGATGCAAAAGACAAAGCTGACATCCTGCTAATGATCCTGTTCTCATCTGCTTATTATAAAGTGCTATGTAATGTAATTATAATGCATCCCTACAGAAGCTTCAGTAAATGTAATTATAATGCATCCCTACAGAAGCTTCAGTAAATGTAATTATAATGCATCCCTACAGAAGCTTCagtaaatataattataatgCATCCCTACAGAAGCTTCAGTAAATGTAATTATAATGCATCCCTACAGAAGCTTCAGTAAATGTAATTATAATGCATCCCTACAGAAGCTTCAGTAAATGTAATTATAATGCATCCCTACAGAAGCTTCAGTAAATGTAATTATAATGCATCCCTACAGAGCTTCAGTAAAGGACAAAGGAGATGTTTGCATCTGAAACCCAGCTGATGTCGCTGTAACACTACATGAATGTACATGTCAAAATCAGAACCTTAAAACTTTTAAAGGCATTTTTACTACATGTAATCGATTAAAGACATAAATATACTATATCTAATagtgagaaaaacaaattaccacataactactcacaaaaagttaagAGATTTTCAACTTTTAGgtgaaatttacaaaaaaatgtaacaagCTGATGCTCCACTGGTATTTCATATATCATGAATGTAGGACAT encodes:
- the LOC121646515 gene encoding THAP domain-containing protein 5-like — its product is MPKYCSVSNCKNDSGNGNGRKSFYKFPLQDPIRLQQWLRNMGRENWIPSRHQYICHEHFAPSCFKVRWGIRYLDSDAVPTVFQETEKRKATDHNERKPKRLRTNKNHIVTESDDRTTTFDAVETQSGLHMVHLFQIAVDPSRPGESSFVDSSDVGKSDCSLQTDSLASVDGVETGVSFPLTLYQTVDGLSDNGENTEVVVMSDCPSEEGQQELVNEITAAILRQGSRLVMNESILGCTDDAVGSNGVQDVTYTTEELSDEHEGHETQVIAYFETIPNVFPSETSTQLTFSPDTVLSSALSSKPISSTLPIVSKHMPPSPPSLVLTLERLDRDGGEGDESLSEVDDSEQREHQLEEHCYHKNSLSKEQLEAIVAELQKKVKVLQQRHRRHLEKLIGLENTVCQLRQSNLLNEERLQLLERAYIQNSATVPDTGETVAIIYEEDNAAFLYTPLSDAESML